CTTTTTCATaagttatatttttgattttgacAAGCCTGGTTCAAGTTCTTGATATATTCAAGTAAAAGTTGAAATGCATTCATAGTGAAGGTTTAAACAAACAATTAGGAACAAAATCGACTCAGATTCCAAGTTACTGAGAAGTGGCTTAAGTAGCCAAACACTACAAGCTCAAATAACTCACATCAATACCCTTATATGTAAACGGTACACAGAAGCTGTTTCTGTATCTATATAATTCGTGTATATGTTTCACAGGAACCGTTCCTGAAACAAGACAAAGAGAAGCCAACAGGCTGTTGAAACTGActtgaaaagaaacaaacataactCGTTTTTTTTTAGCTTCGCTGGCTCTTAGCCCAGAGATGTCTTCCAGCTACTATCTCCGGTGGGTATAGATCACTACACTGGTCTGAACCAGCACTGCTTCTTGCATCACCATTGGAAGATGATCCTGATCCTCTCTGCTTGGCTTGAGTAGATTGTGTCAGGCTCATGTAGCTCGGCTTCCGATAATACCCGCCACTTTCAAGTCCCCTGCCGGAGAATGCAACTGGTGATTGAGATGTTGACGAGGTTGATGTCTCGTCATGTAAAGAATCTGAACTCGTGCCAGACAAAacctgaggaagaagaagatggggtgGTCTAGCAAGAACTCGAGTTGAAGTAAGATTGTTCTTCCTGACTTTTACAGTCTCGTGTTCAGACGATACGCTGCTATCACTGCATTTCTCAGACCAGTTCCAACCAGGACCACTCTTGCGCAAACCATGATTCTTAATAGATCTTGCGTTTGGACTTGGACACGCCCTCGACTGCCAAAACAACCAAAACAAACTCATTCAGACATAATTGCATTCTAGAGGTTTCTTTTCTGAAGTGACATAAACCAACCTGATGTGTGAGAGCATACACCATAGCTCTCTCCCTCTTAATAGCTCCTTCTTGCTTCATTTGTAACTTTGTTTTCACTTCTTTGATACTTCTTGGACTACCACACCAACTCTTCTACAAAAACATCAGTCAGAGTCCCGTATACGTGTTTAATACTCTTTAGTGTTTGAATCTTTACCTCGCTCTGCTTTGCAGGATCTTTGTGTTCAGTTGAGTCAGAAGGCGCTCTGCGATGAGCTCTCACACGAGACTGAACACGAACAAGAGCTTGCATACACCTGAGTGTAACAGCTGCTTGTTTCCTAACTTGTCTACCACGAAATATCGCCTGGATTCTCACTACAGCCTTCAAAGCTCTAAACGCCTGTCTTGCCTGAACAACAAAAAGAGCAAAACAAAGAGCTTTTAAGATAAAAAGAATCAGAGTCATAACAGTGAGCCAATACAATACCAGGAAAGCACGAAAGGCAGCTTGGATTCTTGTGGAAGCCCATTCTCTCTTAACCAACAAGAAATCCTTGGGAGGAGCTCGAATGAGAGCTGCCATTGCCACAGCGAAAGCCTCGTCGGCAGAGAAGGACGGTGGCTCTGAGCCTAGAGAAGAAAGTCCGTAGCTTCCACGGCGGTTGAGAAAACATTccttggaggaggaggaggaagatgtGAAGCTCTCAGATGAAAGCCTCCACAGCTTCCACTTCTTCTTGCTGCTTAACTTCTCCTGCTGCAATAAAGATAACAAGACAACATGTTTGTTAAGAGTAGACAAGAGAAGAGAGATCTAGAAACATTCAAGAGATTGAGGGATCACCTGATGATCATCAACGTGTTTTCTGTGAGATAATAGTGACTTAATCCAGTTTCCCGACCCGCCCATCTGATCAAAATCGAAACTTTGGATCGTTGATTCttacaaaaatcaaaactttggaAGCTGTTGGGGAAAGAACTGGTCCTTGGATTTGGTTGTGTGAATGGGAATGATGTTGACAAAAGTTAGCAGTGTTAAAAgaggaaagaagagagaaaggacgtttttgaaatttgaatttttgagGGAACGAAGgcaatttctttttaaaataacgGTAAAACTTTAATTTATTCTTTCTTTCGGGGGGGAAATTAATAACGCTTCCTAAACTTTTGTTAAACCACTATTGTTTACCAAGTTCTCAATTTTAGCCCCCACAAGTTCGTGGAACAATCCAGATTCTGGGAACGGGTCGGGTCAGGTCAGGGTCGAGACGGTTCCAAACTAACGCCACATGTTATGGCCTAATGGGCCTTTGGTAAATGATTTCTGCTAGGATTAAGTTtcttgtaaaaatatatattaaatgagctATTAggtattgatcaaaaaaaaaaaatctctataaaactctctccgtttcatattaagtatcgttgtagagaatttttttcgttaaaataagtgtcgtttttgatttttaatgcaaaatttattaattttatgcagtaatttatttttatattggttgaaatatggtaattgtgtttttatatagaaaatatacaagattaattgtttccttaatttttTGTGCATAAGGTCAaaatgacacttaatatgaTACATAAGAAGTATTATTTTAGAAGTcagtttcttttgtattttgGTTTCGTACTATACTTTAAACACAAGAAAGTATTCCCTCTctgaaactctttttttttgtagtattGAGTTACTCTTGTAGTCTTTGTGAAGATGAACAgctaataataatttttagtgtcAGTTTATGGGGATTAAACCAAGATTTGGGTACTGAAAAGTGATGAGAA
This genomic interval from Brassica napus cultivar Da-Ae chromosome A6, Da-Ae, whole genome shotgun sequence contains the following:
- the LOC106346864 gene encoding protein IQ-DOMAIN 7 isoform X2, encoding MGGSGNWIKSLLSHRKHVDDHQEKLSSKKKWKLWRLSSESFTSSSSSSKECFLNRRGSYGLSSLGSEPPSFSADEAFAVAMAALIRAPPKDFLLVKREWASTRIQAAFRAFLARQAFRALKAVVRIQAIFRGRQVRKQAAVTLRCMQALVRVQSRVRAHRRAPSDSTEHKDPAKQSEKSWCGSPRSIKEVKTKLQMKQEGAIKRERAMVYALTHQSRACPSPNARSIKNHGLRKSGPGWNWSEKCSDSSVSSEHETVKVRKNNLTSTRVLARPPHLLLPQVLSGTSSDSLHDETSTSSTSQSPVAFSGRGLESGGYYRKPSYMSLTQSTQAKQRGSGSSSNGDARSSAGSDQCSDLYPPEIVAGRHLWAKSQRS
- the LOC106346864 gene encoding protein IQ-DOMAIN 7 isoform X3 codes for the protein MGGSGNWIKSLLSHRKHVDDHQQEKLSSKKKWKLWRLSSESFTSSSSSSKECFLNRRGSYGLSSLGSEPPSFSADEAFAVAMAALIRAPPKDFLLVKREWASTRIQAAFRAFLARQAFRALKAVVRIQAIFRGRQVRKQAAVTLRCMQALVRVQSRVRAHRRAPSDSTEHKDPAKQSESWCGSPRSIKEVKTKLQMKQEGAIKRERAMVYALTHQSRACPSPNARSIKNHGLRKSGPGWNWSEKCSDSSVSSEHETVKVRKNNLTSTRVLARPPHLLLPQVLSGTSSDSLHDETSTSSTSQSPVAFSGRGLESGGYYRKPSYMSLTQSTQAKQRGSGSSSNGDARSSAGSDQCSDLYPPEIVAGRHLWAKSQRS
- the LOC106346864 gene encoding protein IQ-DOMAIN 7 isoform X1; the protein is MGGSGNWIKSLLSHRKHVDDHQQEKLSSKKKWKLWRLSSESFTSSSSSSKECFLNRRGSYGLSSLGSEPPSFSADEAFAVAMAALIRAPPKDFLLVKREWASTRIQAAFRAFLARQAFRALKAVVRIQAIFRGRQVRKQAAVTLRCMQALVRVQSRVRAHRRAPSDSTEHKDPAKQSEKSWCGSPRSIKEVKTKLQMKQEGAIKRERAMVYALTHQSRACPSPNARSIKNHGLRKSGPGWNWSEKCSDSSVSSEHETVKVRKNNLTSTRVLARPPHLLLPQVLSGTSSDSLHDETSTSSTSQSPVAFSGRGLESGGYYRKPSYMSLTQSTQAKQRGSGSSSNGDARSSAGSDQCSDLYPPEIVAGRHLWAKSQRS